One Brassica napus cultivar Da-Ae chromosome C4, Da-Ae, whole genome shotgun sequence genomic region harbors:
- the BNAA05G02560D gene encoding uncharacterized protein BNAA05G02560D → MHSLSFPSSSSALLSSLLAFNSSRLLSLQPKKLTRLQSHYLSPKLSTKQSDVSRHRAFSVSSSSPPEERVSTVDFHEKDWSFLESMETEQTQKLEKIVKAGEVTESSRVLVSFSSEAFVDRLVESSPSQLLLIVHDSLFMLACVKEKYDKVKCWQGELIYVPDKWSPLDVVFLYFLPALPFGLDEVFKTLSQRCSLGARVVISHPLGREGLKQQRKEFPDVVVSDLPDESTLKTVAKKHSFELTQFVDEQGLYLAVLTFSKQ, encoded by the exons ATGCATTCCCTTTCgtttccatcttcttcttcagcccTTCTATCTTCTCTGCTTGCTTTCAACTCTTCACGTCTTCTCTCTTTGCAACCAAAGAAACTAACTCGTCTTCAAAGTCACTACCTTTCTCCTAAACTTTCCACTAAACAGTCTGATGTGTCTCGTCACAGAGCGTTTTCAGTTTCCTCCTCTTCACCACCAGAGGAAAGAGTCTCCACGGTCGATTTCCACGAGAAAGATTGGTCCTTTCTCGAATCCATGGAAACCGAACAGACCCAGAAGCTCGAAAAGATCGTAAAGGCTGGAGAAGTAACAGAGTCTTCGAGGGTTCTGGTCTCGTTTAGCTCAGAAGCGTTCGTTGACCGTCTGGTGGAGTCTTCGCCTTCCCAGCTCTTGCTTATAGTCCACGACTCCCTTTTCATGTTGGCCTGCGTCAAAGAGAAATACGACAAAGTCAAATGCTGGCAAGGAGAGTTGATCTATGTTCCAGATAAATGGTCTCCTTTAGATGTCGTGTTCCTCTACTTTCTTCCAGCTTTGCCTTTTGGTCTGGACGAGGTGTTCAAGACACTTTCCCAACGTTGTTCCTTAG GTGCACGAGTAGTAATCAGTCACCCGCTAGGTAGAGAAGGTTTAAAGCAGCAAAGGAAGGAGTTTCCAGACGTGGTTGTCTCTGATTTACCTGATGAATCCACCTTGAAGACTGTTGCTAAGAAGCATTCGTTTGAGTTAACTCAGTTTGTTGATGAACAAGGACTTTACCTTGCTGTTCTTACCTTCTCCAAACAATAG